The following are from one region of the Gryllotalpicola protaetiae genome:
- a CDS encoding aldo/keto reductase, protein MQQRTLGRTGRSVSVIGLGTWQLGADWGAVSEADALAVLEASAEAGVTFFDTADVYGDGRSESIVGRFKAAHPDAGITVATKMGRRLDQVPENYTLANFRQWLDRSRANLRADTIDLVQLHCPPTPVYSNDEVFDALDQLVSEGVIANYGVSVETSAEALTAIARPNVATVQIILNAFRLKPLDEVLPAAKAAGVGIIARVPLASGLLTGRYTKDTTFPENDHRTYNRQGAAFDVGETFSGVDFESGVAAAQEFSDAVAQLREEWKIENHALLTPAKAALAWVTQQAGVSTVIPGARNADQALGNAAAASVPELGPEFNARVRDIYDRRFRAVLHDRW, encoded by the coding sequence ATGCAGCAACGGACGCTCGGAAGGACGGGGCGCAGTGTCTCCGTCATCGGTCTCGGCACCTGGCAGCTGGGGGCCGACTGGGGCGCGGTGAGCGAGGCCGATGCGCTGGCCGTGCTCGAGGCGTCGGCCGAGGCGGGCGTCACCTTCTTCGACACCGCCGACGTGTACGGCGACGGCCGCAGCGAGTCGATCGTCGGCCGGTTCAAGGCGGCGCATCCGGATGCCGGCATCACCGTCGCCACCAAGATGGGGCGCCGTCTCGACCAGGTGCCCGAGAACTACACCCTCGCGAACTTCCGGCAATGGCTCGACCGCTCGCGCGCGAATCTGCGCGCCGACACCATCGACCTCGTGCAGCTGCACTGCCCGCCGACCCCCGTGTACTCGAACGACGAGGTGTTCGACGCCCTCGACCAGCTGGTCTCCGAGGGAGTCATCGCGAACTACGGCGTCAGCGTCGAGACGTCGGCCGAGGCGCTGACCGCGATCGCGCGGCCGAACGTCGCGACGGTGCAGATCATCCTGAACGCGTTCCGGCTCAAGCCGCTCGACGAGGTGCTGCCGGCCGCGAAGGCCGCCGGTGTCGGCATCATCGCGCGCGTGCCACTCGCGTCGGGCCTGCTCACGGGGCGATACACGAAGGACACGACCTTCCCCGAGAACGACCATCGCACCTACAACCGGCAGGGGGCCGCTTTCGACGTCGGCGAGACGTTCTCGGGCGTGGACTTCGAGTCGGGCGTCGCCGCGGCGCAGGAGTTCTCCGACGCGGTCGCCCAGCTGCGCGAGGAGTGGAAGATCGAGAACCATGCCCTGCTCACGCCGGCCAAGGCGGCGCTCGCCTGGGTGACTCAGCAGGCGGGGGTGTCGACCGTGATCCCCGGTGCGAGGAACGCCGACCAGGCGCTGGGCAACGCGGCAGCGGCATCCGTGCCGGAACTGGGTCCTGAGTTCAACGCGCGTGTGCGCGACATCTACGACCGCCGCTTCCGCGCTGTGCTCCACGATCGCTGGTGA
- a CDS encoding sulfurtransferase has translation MTEQILTSPDELEAALRDRRYPDGGPVRALDVRWRLDRSDGREQFEAGHIPGAVFVDLDRELALPPGQRRPEDGRHPLPTVDELQQSARAWGIDAGDTVVVYDDVKNLSSARAWWLLRYAGVADVRLLDGSLRAWKDAGNPLESGQGDAPIPGTVTLEYGALPVLALDEVGGFAASGVLLDARAAERFTGEVEPVDPRAGHIPGAVSAPTTANVDANGRFLTPGELRARFEQLGVTDASAVGAYCGSGVTAAHEAVALTLAGFEPVVYPGSFSQWANHPELPVRTGA, from the coding sequence GTGACTGAGCAGATCCTCACCAGCCCCGACGAGCTCGAAGCAGCGCTGCGCGACAGGCGCTACCCGGACGGCGGCCCGGTGCGGGCGCTCGACGTGCGCTGGCGCCTCGATCGCAGCGACGGTCGCGAGCAGTTCGAGGCCGGGCACATTCCGGGCGCGGTGTTCGTCGACCTCGATCGTGAGCTGGCTCTGCCGCCCGGGCAGCGCCGCCCGGAAGACGGTCGCCACCCGCTGCCGACCGTCGACGAACTGCAGCAGTCGGCACGCGCCTGGGGCATCGACGCGGGGGACACCGTCGTGGTCTACGACGACGTGAAGAACCTGTCGAGCGCGCGGGCGTGGTGGCTGCTGCGCTATGCGGGCGTCGCCGACGTCCGCCTGCTCGACGGCAGCCTGCGGGCATGGAAGGACGCCGGCAACCCGCTCGAGAGCGGGCAGGGCGACGCGCCGATCCCCGGCACCGTCACGCTCGAGTACGGCGCCCTGCCGGTGCTGGCGCTCGACGAGGTGGGCGGGTTCGCGGCATCCGGCGTGCTGCTCGACGCCCGTGCCGCCGAGCGGTTCACCGGCGAGGTCGAGCCCGTCGACCCGCGCGCCGGCCATATCCCCGGGGCGGTGAGCGCCCCGACGACGGCGAACGTCGACGCGAACGGCCGGTTCCTCACGCCAGGCGAGCTGCGCGCCCGGTTCGAACAGCTGGGGGTGACGGATGCTTCAGCCGTCGGCGCCTATTGCGGCAGCGGCGTCACGGCCGCACACGAGGCCGTGGCTCTCACACTGGCCGGCTTCGAACCCGTGGTCTACCCCGGCTCGTTCAGCCAGTGGGCGAACCACCCTGAGCTTCCGGTGCGAACCGGGGCCTGA
- a CDS encoding MFS transporter encodes MSAYSSVLKTPGVARIIAAQLTARFPSGMLSLGVLLHIEQVHHTYGAAGLVLAGSAAGQAVAGPLTSRLMGVLGMRPVLAVTTAVYAAGILIIALVTMPVPLTVLVAFVGSLATPPIQPAVRTIYPKLVTSNLLTPLFSLDASAQEIIWIAGPVVITFIATQVSTVLGLVLCAGVIVAGGAWFIASPELGRVRIPRSKRRFGVVLTRPTVLISTIVGLLLIGSCSAVEAGVVAAFQGTGAAPSAHGFESGIVLAIWSLGSLVGGFSFGHLPLSPWSLARRMLLMFAGVALASIWLNIWWMIPALLVSGAGIAPALAAMFAMTSSSVKFSDTAEAFGWISTGQLIGAGIGSAIAGAVIDQHGAQGAFFVSGLFALVGVIVAAAAARSLPDLRGRDSSPIPDTEPIPLQPS; translated from the coding sequence GTGAGCGCGTATTCGAGTGTCCTGAAGACGCCGGGTGTCGCCCGGATCATCGCCGCGCAGCTCACCGCCCGCTTCCCCTCCGGAATGCTCTCTCTCGGCGTGCTGCTGCACATCGAGCAGGTGCACCACACCTACGGCGCGGCGGGCCTGGTGCTGGCCGGAAGCGCCGCAGGGCAGGCGGTCGCGGGGCCGCTCACGAGCCGCCTCATGGGCGTGCTCGGCATGCGCCCGGTGCTGGCGGTCACGACGGCGGTGTATGCCGCAGGAATCCTGATCATCGCGCTCGTCACCATGCCGGTGCCGCTCACGGTCCTCGTCGCGTTCGTCGGCAGCCTCGCGACGCCGCCGATCCAGCCGGCCGTGCGCACCATCTACCCCAAGCTCGTCACGAGCAATCTGCTCACGCCGCTGTTCTCGCTCGACGCGTCCGCGCAGGAGATCATCTGGATCGCCGGTCCTGTCGTCATCACCTTCATCGCCACGCAGGTCTCGACCGTGCTCGGCCTCGTGCTGTGCGCCGGAGTGATCGTGGCGGGCGGCGCGTGGTTCATCGCCTCCCCAGAGCTGGGGCGCGTGCGGATTCCGCGCTCCAAGCGCCGTTTCGGCGTGGTGCTCACTCGGCCCACCGTGCTGATCTCGACCATCGTCGGACTGCTGCTGATCGGCTCGTGCTCGGCGGTCGAGGCGGGCGTCGTGGCGGCTTTCCAGGGCACCGGTGCGGCGCCTTCCGCGCACGGCTTCGAGTCGGGCATCGTGCTCGCGATCTGGTCGCTCGGGTCGCTCGTCGGCGGGTTCTCGTTCGGCCATCTGCCGCTGTCGCCGTGGTCGCTCGCGCGGCGCATGCTCCTGATGTTCGCGGGCGTCGCGCTCGCGAGCATCTGGCTGAACATCTGGTGGATGATCCCCGCGCTCCTCGTCTCCGGCGCGGGCATCGCCCCCGCGCTGGCCGCGATGTTCGCGATGACGTCGTCGTCGGTGAAGTTCAGCGACACGGCTGAGGCCTTCGGCTGGATCAGCACGGGCCAGCTCATCGGCGCCGGCATCGGCTCGGCCATCGCGGGCGCCGTCATCGATCAGCACGGCGCTCAGGGGGCGTTCTTCGTGTCCGGCCTGTTCGCGCTCGTGGGCGTCATCGTCGCGGCGGCGGCTGCGCGCAGCCTGCCCGACCTGCGCGGCCGGGACTCCTCCCCCATCCCCGACACCGAGCCGATCCCCCTGCAGCCGAGCTGA
- a CDS encoding acyl-CoA dehydrogenase family protein — translation MAESIPGVSVLSDELLERIRSRAARYDRENGFFDEDLDELVAAGYLKAFVPAGYGGLGMTLAEVAREQQRLAGAAPATALAVNMHLVWTGVAKVLRDRGDDSLDFVLREAGAGEIFGFGISEAGNDLVLFGSTTDAAPEPGGGYRFTGTKIFTSLSPAWTRLGVTGLDTTGEDAPRVVYGFIPRDAVSDGTVEIKDDWDTVGMRASQSRSTVLKGALAPADRVVRRLAPGPNPDPLVFGIFANFELLLASVYTGIGARALELATLTVKTRSSLKTGQPYAQDPDIRFRIASAAIQQDALAPQIQAVASDVDNLVNHGGQWFPKLVGVKVRATETAREVVDKAIRVSGGSSYFNSSELGRLYRDVLAGIFHPSDDESAHTTVANALLGPIQ, via the coding sequence ATGGCCGAATCGATCCCTGGGGTGTCCGTGCTTTCCGACGAGCTGCTCGAGCGCATCCGCTCGCGGGCGGCACGCTACGACCGTGAGAACGGATTCTTCGACGAGGACCTCGACGAGCTCGTCGCGGCCGGCTATCTGAAGGCGTTCGTCCCGGCCGGCTACGGCGGCCTCGGAATGACGCTCGCCGAGGTGGCGCGCGAGCAGCAGCGGCTGGCGGGCGCCGCACCGGCGACGGCGCTCGCGGTGAACATGCACCTCGTCTGGACCGGCGTCGCCAAGGTGCTGCGCGACCGCGGCGACGACTCGCTCGACTTCGTGCTGCGCGAGGCGGGCGCCGGCGAGATCTTTGGCTTCGGCATCAGTGAGGCGGGCAACGACCTGGTGCTGTTCGGTTCGACGACGGATGCCGCGCCCGAACCCGGCGGCGGCTACCGCTTCACCGGAACGAAGATCTTCACGTCCCTCTCGCCCGCGTGGACCCGGCTCGGCGTGACGGGACTGGACACCACCGGCGAAGACGCACCGCGGGTCGTCTACGGCTTCATCCCGCGCGACGCGGTCTCCGATGGCACGGTCGAGATCAAAGACGACTGGGACACCGTGGGAATGCGGGCATCCCAGTCGCGCTCCACTGTGCTGAAGGGCGCGCTCGCGCCGGCCGACCGCGTCGTGCGCCGCCTCGCGCCCGGCCCGAACCCGGACCCGCTGGTGTTCGGCATCTTCGCGAACTTCGAGCTGCTGCTCGCCTCGGTCTACACCGGCATCGGGGCGCGCGCGCTCGAGCTCGCGACCCTGACGGTGAAAACGCGCAGCTCCCTCAAGACCGGTCAGCCGTACGCGCAAGACCCCGACATCCGCTTCAGAATCGCCTCGGCGGCGATCCAGCAAGATGCGCTGGCACCGCAGATCCAGGCCGTCGCGAGCGACGTCGACAACCTCGTCAACCACGGCGGCCAGTGGTTCCCGAAGCTCGTCGGCGTGAAGGTCCGGGCGACGGAGACCGCACGCGAGGTCGTCGACAAGGCGATCCGCGTCTCTGGCGGCTCCTCGTACTTCAACTCGTCAGAACTGGGGCGGCTCTATCGCGACGTGCTCGCGGGCATCTTCCACCCCTCCGACGACGAATCGGCGCACACCACGGTCGCGAACGCGCTGCTGGGGCCGATCCAGTAG
- a CDS encoding ribonucleoside-diphosphate reductase subunit alpha: MAITVVKRDGTREPYDANKINLAIEKAAEGLDENITWVTQIASELELTLFDGITTQQLDEAVIQVALQNVKDDPAFDTVAARLLLKTIYKRVLGDYATDAELKQKHIDGFRGYVERGVEEQLLDPRFPQLFDLDRLAAALEPSNDQLLRYIGLVTLNNRYGIKARNGEPLEVPQYFWMRIAMGLSLNETDPTGIALEFYETMSRLDYLAAGSTLVNAGTKFPQLSNCFVMEMHDDIEHIAKSVRDVMWITKGTGGIGLSVTKLRSQGSPIRSNNTVSTGPIPFMHTIDSVLRAVSRGGKKFGALAFYMENWHLDFPDFLDLRQNSGDPYRRTRTANTAVWISDEFMKRVQNDEPWYLFDPLEVGDLNELYGKAFSERYAFYAAEAEAGRLRMFKKLPARQQFKDILMSLQTTAHPWLTWKDTINNRALNNNTGTIHLSNLCTEICLPQDIDNIAVCNLASINLPRHLQADGTFDWASIERSVRLAVRQLDNLIDITMSSVPEADNANLNNRAIGLGMMGYTDVVEKLGLAYDSEQAYDLIDEVAERISYYAIEESVDLAAERGAYPNFAGSRWSQGLVPFDTLELTEKDRGVPIEVSRRTTLDWDSLRQRVKGGVRNATLMAVAPTASIGLVAGTTPGFDPQFSQIFSRATSNGKFLEVNRNLVAALQERGLWEQVREQVLRSQGDIQGIAAIPDEIKRVYKTSFQLEPVAFLEVAARAQKWIDQAISRNMYLETRDLTDMVDIYSEAWKRGVKTTYYLHMKPRHQAEQSTVRVNKSEEIGGARKGFGASSAPASASAPAAEPATAGAPARRGFGFGGLTSNDSEGK, from the coding sequence GTGGCAATCACCGTTGTCAAGCGTGATGGAACGCGCGAGCCGTACGACGCGAACAAGATCAACCTCGCCATCGAGAAGGCGGCAGAGGGGCTCGACGAGAACATCACCTGGGTGACGCAGATCGCGAGCGAGCTCGAGCTCACGCTGTTCGACGGCATCACGACGCAGCAGCTTGACGAGGCCGTCATCCAGGTCGCTCTGCAGAACGTGAAGGACGACCCGGCGTTCGACACGGTCGCGGCCCGCCTGCTGCTCAAGACCATCTACAAGCGCGTGCTCGGTGACTACGCGACGGATGCAGAGCTGAAGCAGAAGCACATCGACGGATTCCGCGGCTATGTCGAGCGCGGGGTGGAGGAGCAGCTGCTCGACCCCCGGTTCCCCCAGCTCTTCGACCTGGACCGCCTCGCCGCGGCGCTCGAGCCGAGCAACGACCAGCTGCTGCGCTACATCGGCCTGGTCACGCTGAACAACCGCTACGGCATCAAGGCGCGCAACGGCGAGCCACTCGAGGTCCCCCAGTACTTCTGGATGCGCATCGCGATGGGCCTCTCGCTCAACGAGACCGACCCGACCGGCATCGCGCTCGAGTTCTACGAGACGATGTCGCGCCTCGACTACCTGGCAGCGGGCTCGACGCTCGTGAACGCCGGCACCAAGTTCCCGCAGCTCTCCAACTGCTTCGTGATGGAGATGCACGACGACATCGAGCACATCGCGAAGTCCGTGCGCGACGTCATGTGGATCACGAAGGGCACCGGCGGCATCGGCCTCTCGGTCACCAAGCTGCGCTCGCAGGGCTCGCCGATCCGGTCGAACAACACCGTCTCGACCGGCCCGATCCCGTTCATGCACACGATCGACTCGGTGCTGCGCGCGGTCAGCCGCGGCGGCAAGAAGTTCGGGGCGTTGGCCTTCTACATGGAGAACTGGCACCTCGACTTCCCCGACTTCCTCGACCTGCGCCAGAACTCCGGCGACCCGTACCGCCGCACCCGCACCGCGAACACCGCCGTGTGGATCTCCGACGAGTTCATGAAGCGCGTGCAGAACGACGAGCCGTGGTACCTGTTCGACCCGCTCGAGGTCGGCGACCTCAACGAGCTGTACGGCAAGGCGTTCTCCGAGCGCTACGCGTTCTACGCCGCTGAGGCAGAGGCCGGCCGTCTGCGCATGTTCAAGAAGCTGCCTGCACGTCAGCAGTTCAAGGACATCCTCATGAGCCTGCAGACCACGGCGCACCCGTGGCTGACCTGGAAGGACACGATCAACAACCGTGCCCTCAACAACAACACGGGCACGATCCACCTCTCCAACCTCTGCACCGAGATCTGCCTTCCGCAGGACATCGACAACATCGCGGTCTGCAACCTCGCCTCGATCAACCTGCCGCGGCACCTGCAGGCCGACGGCACCTTCGACTGGGCGTCCATCGAGCGCTCCGTGCGTCTCGCCGTGCGCCAGCTCGACAACCTGATCGACATCACCATGTCGTCCGTGCCCGAGGCGGACAACGCGAACCTCAACAACCGCGCCATCGGCCTCGGCATGATGGGCTACACGGACGTCGTCGAGAAGCTCGGCCTGGCGTACGACTCGGAGCAGGCATACGACCTGATCGACGAGGTCGCCGAGCGCATCTCGTACTACGCCATCGAGGAGTCGGTCGACCTCGCCGCCGAGCGCGGGGCGTACCCGAACTTCGCGGGCTCGCGGTGGAGCCAGGGCCTTGTGCCCTTCGACACGCTCGAGCTGACGGAGAAGGATCGTGGTGTGCCGATCGAAGTCAGCCGCCGCACCACCCTCGACTGGGACTCGCTGCGCCAGCGCGTCAAGGGCGGCGTGCGCAACGCGACCCTGATGGCCGTCGCGCCGACCGCGTCGATCGGCCTGGTTGCCGGCACCACGCCCGGCTTCGACCCGCAGTTCTCGCAGATCTTCAGCCGCGCCACCTCGAACGGCAAGTTCCTCGAGGTCAACCGCAACCTCGTCGCCGCCCTGCAGGAGCGCGGCCTGTGGGAGCAGGTGCGCGAGCAGGTGCTGCGCAGCCAGGGCGACATCCAGGGCATCGCCGCGATCCCCGACGAGATCAAGCGCGTCTACAAGACGAGCTTCCAGCTCGAACCGGTCGCGTTCCTCGAGGTCGCGGCCCGCGCCCAGAAGTGGATCGACCAGGCGATCAGCCGCAACATGTACCTTGAGACCCGCGACCTGACCGACATGGTCGACATCTACTCGGAGGCGTGGAAGCGCGGCGTGAAGACGACGTACTACCTGCACATGAAGCCGCGCCACCAGGCGGAGCAGTCGACCGTGCGCGTCAACAAGAGCGAGGAGATCGGTGGGGCGCGCAAGGGCTTCGGGGCGTCGTCAGCTCCGGCATCCGCATCCGCTCCTGCTGCGGAGCCCGCGACCGCCGGCGCGCCCGCGCGCCGAGGCTTCGGCTTCGGCGGTCTCACCTCAAACGATTCGGAAGGCAAGTAA
- a CDS encoding MarR family winged helix-turn-helix transcriptional regulator, with the protein MTDAAVRATSSEDLLALENQVCFALAVASRSVIGMYRPLLEPLGVTHPQYLVMLALWERGPHSVRALGEALRLEPATLSPLLKRLEALGYVRRDRDPGDERALRVELTASGLALREKALEVPPAVMRLLDMDVDQLAALRDALHEVIAAVEAAPARA; encoded by the coding sequence ATGACGGATGCCGCAGTTCGCGCCACCTCTTCCGAAGACCTCCTCGCGCTCGAGAACCAGGTGTGCTTCGCGCTGGCGGTCGCCTCGCGCAGCGTGATCGGGATGTACCGCCCGCTGCTCGAACCGCTCGGCGTCACTCACCCGCAGTACCTCGTGATGCTCGCCCTGTGGGAGCGCGGTCCGCACTCGGTGCGGGCCCTCGGCGAGGCGCTGCGGCTGGAGCCCGCCACGCTCTCGCCCCTGCTCAAGCGGCTCGAGGCCCTGGGTTACGTGCGCCGCGATCGCGACCCGGGCGACGAGCGTGCGCTGCGCGTCGAGCTCACGGCCTCGGGGCTCGCGCTGCGCGAGAAGGCCCTCGAGGTGCCCCCGGCCGTGATGCGCCTGCTCGACATGGACGTCGACCAGCTCGCCGCGCTGCGCGACGCCCTGCACGAGGTCATCGCCGCGGTCGAGGCCGCGCCCGCCCGGGCCTGA
- a CDS encoding ribonucleotide-diphosphate reductase subunit beta, whose amino-acid sequence MGILGTGVKDGLLLKPITYKWAMDLYDQAVANTWFPNEIQLGEDLADFKKMTDEERHAVTFLISYFNPNELLVNKALAFGVYPYVNAPEAHLYLAKQMWEEANHCMSFEYVLETFPIDRDEAYNAHVDIPSMARKEEFEVNFIRRMTEETLDITTTEGKQDFIRNLVAYNIILEGIWFYSGFMVALSFRQRNLLRNFGSLVDWIVRDESLHLKFGMNLILTVLDENPDLQTPEFANEIKQMILDAVEMEEQYNRDLLPGGILGLNANYINQYVRYLADRRLEELGFEPEYKVSNPAKWMATANDTLELVNFFESTNTSYESNAKASS is encoded by the coding sequence ATGGGAATCCTCGGCACGGGCGTCAAGGACGGCCTGCTCCTCAAGCCGATCACCTACAAGTGGGCGATGGACCTCTACGACCAGGCGGTGGCCAACACCTGGTTCCCCAATGAGATCCAGCTCGGCGAAGACCTCGCGGACTTCAAGAAGATGACCGACGAGGAGCGCCACGCGGTCACCTTCCTGATCTCGTACTTCAACCCGAACGAGCTGCTCGTCAACAAGGCGCTGGCCTTCGGCGTGTACCCGTACGTGAACGCGCCTGAGGCGCACCTCTATCTCGCGAAGCAGATGTGGGAAGAGGCCAACCACTGCATGTCCTTCGAGTACGTCCTCGAGACGTTCCCGATCGACCGCGACGAGGCGTACAACGCGCACGTCGACATCCCGTCGATGGCGCGCAAGGAGGAGTTCGAGGTCAACTTCATCCGCCGCATGACGGAGGAGACGCTCGACATCACGACGACCGAGGGCAAGCAGGACTTCATCCGCAACCTCGTCGCCTACAACATCATCCTCGAGGGCATCTGGTTCTACTCGGGCTTCATGGTGGCGCTCTCGTTCCGCCAGCGGAACCTGCTGCGCAACTTCGGCTCGCTCGTCGACTGGATCGTGCGCGACGAGTCGCTGCACCTCAAGTTCGGCATGAACCTGATCCTCACGGTGCTCGACGAGAACCCCGATCTGCAGACGCCCGAGTTCGCGAACGAGATCAAGCAGATGATCCTCGACGCGGTCGAGATGGAAGAGCAGTACAACCGCGACCTGCTTCCCGGCGGCATCCTCGGCCTGAACGCGAACTACATCAACCAGTACGTGCGCTACCTCGCCGACCGTCGACTCGAAGAGCTCGGCTTCGAGCCCGAGTACAAGGTGTCGAACCCCGCCAAGTGGATGGCGACGGCGAATGACACGCTCGAGCTGGTCAACTTCTTCGAGTCGACCAACACCTCGTACGAGTCGAACGCGAAGGCGTCGAGCTAG
- a CDS encoding phosphoenolpyruvate carboxylase: MSDLQQTTASSPPRRRDSVRAEVDESLRADVRTLGGLLGRVLNASEPGLLDDVERLRALTISAYENDDQQPFEEAEAVVEGFTPERAEQVARAFTAYFHLVNLAEEQHRIRRLRDRDLPGRAETRSDTFAGAITQLENEVGAEETARRIAALRFHPVLTAHPTEARRPAISGAIRRIAELLTERDDPRLGYAAGLENERRLLEEIDTLWRTSPLRAQKPTPVDEVRTAMNVFDTSLFQVVPRVYRALDDWLLGADAGRAPAQAPAFVRYGSWIGADRDGNPFVTAKVTRQAAAIASEHVLLGYEHAATRIGRTLTISAEDAPPSAALLDLWTRQRALAGFAADELEQRSHTEPHRRALLFVTRRIIATRSRDADLAYDGPEELLAELRLIQSSLREGGAERAASGELQHLIWQVETFGFHLADLEVRQHSKVHRQVLEELRSGAARSELADEVLEVFHTISALQKRFGLDAARRYIVSFTQSSEDLANVYELAKRALGSAEAAPVLDVIPLFETFADLNNSVDILSGLIELEPVKARLAATGRRLEVMLGYSDSSKDVGPVSATLALYSAQSRIAQWARSNDIELTLFHGRGGALGRGGGPANEAVLAQPPHSVEGRFKLTEQGEVIFAQYGDQTIAARHLEQMASATLLAEAPSNQERNEQASVAFAPLADRLDETSRARFFELVKADGFAQWFGRVTPQEEVGLLALGSRPARRGLSLESLEDLRAIPWVFAWSQARVNLTGWFGLGTALASIGDPELLHRAYTEWPLFGTMIDNVEMSLAKTDERLARRYLALDGRPDLAQLVLDEMALTREQVLLTSQHSELLEGRAVLQRAVQLRSPYVDALSLLQLRALREIRATGSADAEDRPHRLMLLAVNGVAAGLQNTG; encoded by the coding sequence GTGAGCGACCTCCAGCAAACCACCGCATCGTCGCCCCCTCGCCGTCGCGACTCGGTTCGCGCCGAGGTCGACGAGTCGCTGCGCGCCGACGTCCGCACTCTGGGCGGCCTGCTCGGCCGGGTGTTGAACGCGAGCGAGCCGGGGCTGCTCGACGACGTCGAGCGCCTGCGCGCGCTGACGATCAGCGCGTACGAGAACGACGACCAGCAGCCGTTCGAAGAGGCCGAAGCGGTTGTCGAGGGCTTCACGCCCGAGCGCGCGGAGCAGGTGGCTCGCGCGTTCACCGCGTATTTTCACCTCGTGAACCTCGCCGAGGAGCAGCACCGCATCCGCCGCCTGCGCGACCGCGACCTGCCCGGCCGCGCCGAGACACGCTCAGACACCTTCGCGGGCGCGATCACGCAGCTCGAGAACGAGGTCGGTGCGGAGGAGACCGCGCGGCGCATCGCCGCCCTGCGCTTCCACCCCGTGCTCACCGCGCACCCGACCGAGGCCCGTCGCCCCGCGATCTCCGGCGCGATCCGCCGCATCGCCGAACTGCTCACCGAGCGCGACGACCCGCGCCTCGGCTATGCCGCCGGCCTCGAGAACGAACGCCGCCTGCTCGAGGAGATCGACACGCTGTGGCGCACGAGCCCGCTGCGCGCGCAGAAGCCGACGCCTGTCGACGAGGTGCGCACTGCGATGAACGTGTTCGACACCTCGCTGTTCCAGGTCGTGCCGCGCGTCTACCGCGCGCTCGACGACTGGCTGCTCGGGGCGGACGCCGGGCGCGCCCCGGCTCAGGCGCCTGCCTTCGTGCGCTACGGCTCCTGGATCGGCGCCGACCGCGACGGCAACCCCTTTGTGACGGCCAAGGTCACGCGCCAGGCCGCTGCGATCGCGAGCGAGCACGTGCTGCTCGGCTATGAGCACGCCGCGACGCGCATCGGCCGCACGCTGACCATCTCCGCCGAGGACGCGCCCCCGTCGGCCGCCCTGCTCGACCTGTGGACGCGCCAGCGCGCCCTCGCCGGCTTCGCCGCCGACGAGCTCGAGCAGCGCTCGCACACCGAACCCCACCGTCGGGCGCTGCTGTTCGTGACGCGCCGCATCATCGCGACGCGCAGCCGCGACGCCGACCTCGCCTACGACGGCCCCGAGGAGCTGCTCGCCGAGCTTCGCCTGATCCAATCGTCGCTGCGCGAGGGCGGTGCGGAGCGTGCTGCCTCCGGCGAGCTGCAGCACCTCATCTGGCAGGTCGAGACCTTCGGCTTCCACCTCGCCGACCTCGAGGTGCGCCAGCACTCGAAGGTGCATCGTCAGGTGCTCGAAGAGCTGCGCTCGGGCGCTGCCCGCTCCGAGCTCGCCGACGAGGTGCTCGAGGTCTTCCACACGATCTCCGCCCTGCAGAAGCGCTTCGGCCTCGACGCCGCCCGGCGCTACATCGTGTCGTTCACGCAGTCCTCTGAAGACCTGGCGAACGTGTACGAGCTCGCGAAGCGCGCCCTCGGCTCGGCCGAGGCTGCGCCCGTGCTCGATGTCATCCCGCTGTTCGAGACCTTCGCCGACCTGAACAACTCGGTCGACATCCTCTCGGGGCTCATCGAGCTCGAGCCGGTGAAGGCGCGTCTCGCCGCGACCGGCCGTCGCCTCGAGGTCATGCTCGGCTACTCGGACTCCTCGAAGGACGTCGGCCCGGTGTCTGCCACCCTCGCGCTGTACAGCGCGCAGAGCCGCATCGCCCAGTGGGCCCGATCCAACGACATCGAGCTCACTCTGTTCCATGGCCGTGGCGGCGCGCTCGGCCGCGGCGGCGGCCCCGCGAACGAGGCCGTGCTCGCACAGCCGCCGCACTCGGTCGAGGGCCGCTTCAAGCTCACCGAGCAGGGGGAGGTCATCTTCGCGCAGTACGGCGACCAGACGATCGCCGCCCGCCACCTCGAGCAGATGGCGTCGGCGACACTGCTCGCCGAGGCGCCCTCGAACCAGGAGCGCAACGAGCAAGCATCCGTCGCCTTCGCCCCGCTCGCCGACCGCCTCGACGAGACGAGCCGCGCGCGCTTCTTCGAGCTCGTGAAGGCCGACGGCTTCGCGCAGTGGTTCGGCCGCGTCACCCCTCAGGAAGAGGTCGGCCTGCTCGCCCTCGGCTCGCGCCCCGCCCGCCGCGGCCTGTCGCTCGAGTCCCTCGAAGACCTGCGCGCGATCCCGTGGGTGTTCGCCTGGTCGCAGGCGCGCGTCAACCTGACGGGTTGGTTCGGCCTCGGCACGGCGCTCGCGTCGATCGGCGACCCTGAGCTGCTGCACCGCGCGTACACCGAGTGGCCGCTGTTCGGCACCATGATCGACAACGTCGAGATGTCGCTCGCGAAGACCGACGAGCGCCTCGCCCGGCGGTACCTCGCGCTCGACGGCCGCCCCGACCTCGCCCAACTGGTGCTCGACGAGATGGCGCTCACGCGCGAGCAGGTGCTGCTGACCTCGCAGCACTCCGAGCTGCTCGAAGGCCGCGCCGTGCTGCAGCGGGCCGTTCAGCTGCGCTCGCCCTACGTCGACGCACTGTCGCTGCTGCAGCTGCGGGCCCTGCGGGAGATCCGCGCGACCGGCTCGGCCGACGCCGAGGACCGGCCGCACCGCCTCATGCTGCTCGCGGTCAACGGAGTGGCTGCAGGCCTGCAGAACACCGGCTGA